A region from the Lolium perenne isolate Kyuss_39 chromosome 4, Kyuss_2.0, whole genome shotgun sequence genome encodes:
- the LOC127296327 gene encoding U-box domain-containing protein 75, translated as MPQFQELPCGGQVLDIDAALKDGILGCGPEPGDGALGDGAKQQPVELRKMMDELDAAGDAPGPGGGDEPVPAVFICPISLEPMVDPATLCTGQTYERANIARWLALGHRTCPTTMQELWDDALTPNATLRQLIAAWFSRRYARFKKRAADFHGRAADLVHALRGTAVPRRHPLKGKARVAALQELRALAAAHQSVTKAVADAGGVALLTSLLGPFTSHSVGSEAVAILVCGVPLDADAKAALMQPAKVSLVVDMLNEGAVDTKINCVRLFRILMEEKAFRPETVASLSLLVGAMRLVRDKRHQDGVAAGLELLNSICAVHRPARSMIVSIGAVQQLVELLPELATECVEPALDVLDALAAVPEGRMALKDCPRTIPNAVRLLMRVSEACTRRALSMLWVVCRIVPEESAPAALEVGLAAKLLLVIQSGCGPELKQQASELLKLCTMNCTSTAFLAKCKLTKTIQ; from the coding sequence ATGCCGCAGTTCCAGGAGCTGCCCTGCGGCGGGCAGGTGCTGGACATCGACGCCGCGCTCAAGGACGGCATCCTCGGGTGCGGCCCGGAGCCCGGCGACGGCGCGCTGGGCGACGGAGCGAAGCAGCAGCCGGTGGAGCTGCGGAAGATGATGGACGAGCTGGACGCGGCGGGGGACGCCCCCGgccccggcggcggcgacgagcccGTGCCCGCCGTCTTCATCTGCCCCATCTCGCTGGAGCCCATGGTGGATCCGGCCACGCTCTGCACGGGGCAGACCTACGAGCGCGCCAACATCGCGCGCTGGCTCGCGCTCGGCCACCGCACCTGCCCCACCACCATGCAGGAGCTCTGGGACGACGCGCTCACCCCCAACGCCACGCTCCGCCAGCTCATCGCCGCCTGGTTCTCCCGCCGCTACGCCCGCTTCAAGAAGCGCGCCGCCGACTTCCACGGCCGCGCCGCCGACCTCGTCCACGCCCTCCGCGGCACCGCCGTCCCCCGGCGCCACCCGCTCAAGGGCAAGGCCCGCGTCGCCGCGCTCCAGGAGCTGCGCGCCCTCGCCGCCGCCCACCAGTCCGTCACCAAGGCCGTCGCCGACGCCGGCGGCGTCGCGCTGCTCACCTCGCTCCTCGGCCCCTTCACCTCCCACTCCGTGGGCTCCGAGGCCGTCGCCATCCTCGTCTGCGGCGTGCCGCTCGACGCCGACGCCAAGGCCGCGCTCATGCAGCCCGCCAAGGTGTCCCTCGTCGTGGACATGCTCAACGAGGGCGCGGTGGACACCAAGATCAACTGCGTCCGCCTCTTCCGCATCCTCATGGAGGAGAAGGCCTTCCGGCCGGAGACGGTGGCGAGCCTCAGCCTCCTGGTCGGAGCCATGCGCCTTGTCCGGGACAAGCGGCATCAGGACGGCGTCGCCGCCGGGCTGGAGCTGCTCAATTCCATCTGTGCCGTGCATAGACCCGCCAGGAGTATGATTGTCAGCATCGGCGCGGTGCAGCAGCTGGTGGAGCTGCTGCCGGAGCTGGCGACGGAGTGCGTAGAGCCAGCATTGGACGTCCTGGACGCGCTCGCCGCCGTCCCGGAAGGCAGGATGGCTCTCAAGGATTGCCCGAGGACGATACCCAATGCCGTCCGGTTGCTGATGAGGGTGTCCGAAGCCTGCACGCGGCGAGCGCTGTCGATGCTGTGGGTGGTCTGCAGGATTGTTCCTGAGGAGTCTGCCCCTGCGGCCCTGGAGGTTGGGCTGGCCGCCAAGCTTCTCCTGGTCATCCAAAGCGGCTGCGGGCCGGAGCTGAAGCAGCAAGCCTCGGAGTTGCTCAAGCTCTGCACCATGAATTGCACATCCACCGCCTTCCTCGCAAAGTGCAAGCTCACAAAGACAATTCAATGA